The nucleotide window GTACCTGTAATCTATCGGATGGATCGCCATGGGTGTATATATGGGGGTGTGGTGGAATTAAACCGATCCATCCCCGGGAACCGGAGAAGAACTATCTCTTCCGGTTCCGATATATTCTCATGCATTCTTCGCATCTTCCGGTGAAAACCCTGAGAGTGAGCAGGAGCGGAGAGATCCATGCACCGGAGGGGGGAGGGATCCATGATCACCCCCTCTTCACCGGGATCAGCGATCAGATCCTAAGGACAGGAGAGGAAGTGTATCAGACCAGGAACCCGGCAGGGCTCTCCCTTCCATCCGGCCAGATCCTGCTGATCACACCCGGACAGGATGAGGATCTCATCTGGTATATCCTGCCAGCTGCAGATGCCTGTCCGGAGAGGGCAGAGCTGGAAGAGGCATATCAGCAGCTCCGGATCCTGCATGCGGTCGTCGAGTCGGCATCATCAAAACAGACATGCCAGGATATCCTGCATACCTGCCTCTGGGAGACGATCCGGCTCATCGATGTCGACTGCGGTGCGATCTACCTCCGGAGAGATCATTCTGAGAGCATGGAACGGCATGCGATGGCAGGATATATCGAATACTGCTTCGGGAATCAGCCCCGGATTGATGTATCAACACCGCCCTTCTCATCTGTCATGACTGGAAAGAAACCGATCTTCCTTGAAGAATATATGGACCTCGAACATGGAGACGGGGAGCTTGGGGTCTACTCGCTCGCAGTTCTTCCCATCCTCTCCCATGGGGAGGTAATCGGGGTGATCTGCTGTGCGCACAGCAAGCCGCGACGATACTCCCGGCAGGAGGAGGAGATTTTAACATCCATCGGGCGATCGATCGGTGGGGCGGTGCGGCGGGCGATCCTCCAGCAGCAGTACCATGATGCCATGGAGGAGAATACCCTCCTCCTCGATATTATGGAGCATGATATTCGCAATGCCAACATGATCACCGAAGGATATCTCGAGATGCTCGCCGAGGCACCGTCTGAAGA belongs to Methanocalculus alkaliphilus and includes:
- a CDS encoding GAF domain-containing sensor histidine kinase, whose product is MHSSHLPVKTLRVSRSGEIHAPEGGGIHDHPLFTGISDQILRTGEEVYQTRNPAGLSLPSGQILLITPGQDEDLIWYILPAADACPERAELEEAYQQLRILHAVVESASSKQTCQDILHTCLWETIRLIDVDCGAIYLRRDHSESMERHAMAGYIEYCFGNQPRIDVSTPPFSSVMTGKKPIFLEEYMDLEHGDGELGVYSLAVLPILSHGEVIGVICCAHSKPRRYSRQEEEILTSIGRSIGGAVRRAILQQQYHDAMEENTLLLDIMEHDIRNANMITEGYLEMLAEAPSEEYVRRAQAGIRQSNGIIRNVNTIRLIGSSGTRLGPVSLDEVIRSEEGLFPKAGILWEKSGISVYADDLLPRIFNNLIGNSLKFGGADTRITITVRPDGDRVCITVRDDGPGIPPDLRPILFSRYTHGDERRSGSGLGLYIVRQLVRRYGGEISVIDQDVGAGISFWLRRVK